A DNA window from Bradyrhizobium barranii subsp. barranii contains the following coding sequences:
- a CDS encoding TetR/AcrR family transcriptional regulator: MLERMPPPSKRTNDPERTKRDILEVAMAEFASEGYSGARVDAIAARTRTSKRMIYYYFGGKEQLYLAVLEEAYRSIRALEDQLDIESCDAREGLRRLIEATFDHDERNPNFIRLVSIENIHHGKHLKQNLQLRQLNASVIATLDGILERGRGEGVFRDDVDAIDLHLAISSYCFFRVANRHTFGALFDRDLSEPRVLSKSRTQIVEMILAWLGAKG, from the coding sequence ATGCTCGAGCGTATGCCGCCCCCATCGAAGCGCACCAACGACCCCGAGCGCACCAAGCGCGACATCCTCGAAGTGGCGATGGCCGAATTCGCCTCGGAGGGCTATTCCGGCGCCCGCGTCGATGCGATCGCGGCGCGCACGCGCACATCCAAGCGGATGATCTATTACTATTTCGGCGGCAAGGAGCAGCTCTATCTCGCGGTGCTGGAGGAGGCCTATCGCAGCATCCGCGCGCTGGAGGACCAGCTCGACATCGAAAGCTGCGACGCGCGCGAGGGACTGCGGCGGCTGATCGAGGCCACCTTCGACCATGACGAGCGCAATCCGAACTTCATCCGCCTCGTCAGCATCGAGAACATCCACCACGGCAAGCACCTGAAGCAGAATCTGCAACTGCGCCAGCTCAACGCCAGCGTGATCGCGACACTCGACGGCATCCTCGAACGCGGCCGCGGCGAAGGCGTCTTCCGCGACGACGTCGACGCCATCGACCTGCACCTCGCCATCTCCTCCTACTGCTTCTTCCGCGTCGCCAACCGCCACACCTTCGGCGCCCTGTTCGACCGCGACCTCAGCGAGCCCAGGGTGCTGTCAAAGAGCCGGACGCAGATCGTGGAGATGATTTTGGCGTGGCTCGGGGCGAAGGGTTAG
- a CDS encoding ABC transporter permease, with product MTRTSPARIVLYVISALVLVYLILPVLIIAPISFSSARFLTFPPPSFSLRWYQQYFANPAWMQATRVTLRVAFFTVLIATPCGVAAAYAISQSKLRIMRIIHMALLLPLVVPIIITAVGIFFVYAKVGLVATMPGLVLANVMLGLPYVVISVLAGLQSFDPAQEMVARSLGMNRLRSFFAVTLPQIKSSVVAGGIFAFISAMDETIVALFISGGQYQPLTKRMFTALRDEIDPTIAAISTLMTVASFMLVLLASARGKRGG from the coding sequence ATGACGCGCACTTCGCCCGCACGGATTGTCCTCTACGTGATCAGCGCGCTGGTGCTGGTCTATCTGATCCTGCCCGTCCTGATCATCGCGCCGATCTCGTTCTCCAGTGCGCGCTTCCTGACGTTCCCGCCGCCGTCGTTCTCGCTGCGCTGGTACCAGCAATATTTCGCCAATCCGGCCTGGATGCAGGCGACGCGGGTGACGCTGAGGGTCGCGTTCTTCACGGTCCTGATCGCAACGCCATGTGGGGTTGCGGCGGCCTACGCGATCAGCCAGTCGAAGCTGCGCATCATGCGCATCATCCACATGGCGCTGCTGCTGCCGCTGGTGGTACCGATCATCATCACGGCGGTCGGCATCTTCTTCGTCTATGCAAAGGTCGGCCTGGTCGCGACCATGCCCGGCCTCGTGCTGGCGAACGTGATGCTGGGCCTACCTTATGTCGTCATCTCGGTGCTTGCGGGCTTGCAGAGCTTCGATCCGGCGCAGGAGATGGTGGCGCGCAGCCTCGGCATGAACCGCCTGCGCAGCTTCTTCGCGGTGACGCTACCGCAGATCAAGTCCAGCGTGGTCGCGGGCGGCATCTTCGCCTTCATCTCGGCGATGGACGAGACCATCGTCGCGCTGTTCATCTCCGGCGGCCAGTATCAGCCGCTGACCAAGCGCATGTTCACCGCGCTGCGTGACGAGATCGACCCGACCATCGCCGCGATCTCGACGCTGATGACGGTGGCGTCGTTCATGCTGGTGCTGCTGGCGAGCGCGCGGGGGAAGAGGGGCGGGTGA
- a CDS encoding ABC transporter permease — translation MLALVSPALLVILLLIVLPVGWLAWQSIYHDGFTLENYRRVFTEDIYWRSFALTFEISLAVTVIALLLGYPVAYLANAVPKGWSILILSLVVLPFWTSVLVRAYAWLALLQRTGVINQFLRYLDVISEPLALVHNTFGTVVATVHILLPFMVLPLYATMQKIPGDLMQAGASLGASPSLTFFRVFLPLSLPGVLAGCTMVFVLCLGFYITPELLGGGRTVMVSMLVSRNVELYNQFGAASAVAVVLLLSVLLIFFAVSRFISLDRVLGQK, via the coding sequence ATGCTGGCATTGGTGTCGCCGGCGCTGCTCGTGATTCTTCTCCTGATCGTGCTGCCGGTCGGCTGGCTCGCCTGGCAGTCGATCTACCATGACGGTTTTACGCTGGAGAACTATCGCCGGGTCTTCACCGAGGACATCTACTGGCGCAGCTTTGCGCTGACCTTCGAGATCAGCCTCGCGGTCACCGTGATCGCGCTGCTGCTCGGCTATCCCGTCGCCTATCTCGCCAACGCCGTGCCGAAAGGGTGGAGCATCCTGATCCTGTCGCTGGTGGTGCTGCCGTTCTGGACGTCCGTGCTGGTCCGCGCCTATGCCTGGCTGGCGCTGCTCCAGCGCACCGGCGTGATCAACCAGTTCCTGCGCTATCTCGATGTCATCTCCGAGCCGCTCGCGCTGGTGCACAACACGTTCGGCACGGTGGTTGCGACCGTGCACATCCTGCTGCCGTTCATGGTGCTGCCGCTCTATGCCACCATGCAGAAGATCCCCGGTGATTTGATGCAGGCCGGCGCGAGCCTGGGGGCGAGCCCGTCGCTCACCTTCTTTCGCGTGTTCCTGCCGCTGTCGTTGCCGGGCGTGCTTGCCGGTTGCACCATGGTGTTCGTGCTCTGCCTCGGCTTCTACATCACGCCGGAATTGCTCGGCGGCGGCCGCACCGTGATGGTGTCGATGCTGGTGAGCCGCAATGTCGAGCTCTACAACCAGTTCGGCGCCGCGAGCGCGGTCGCCGTGGTGCTGCTCCTCAGCGTGCTCCTGATCTTCTTCGCCGTCAGCCGCTTCATCTCGCTCGATCGCGTGTTGGGGCAGAAATGA
- a CDS encoding NAD(P)/FAD-dependent oxidoreductase has translation MTRDWSALPSANSLWEATAEPARAFPVLSGEQQADVVIIGAGYTGLSAAHHIAKSGLSPVVLEANRPGWGASGRNGGVITAKFRLSFREIDAAHGRAMAQRMYEIAHESTDMVEELVSEFGIASAALTRTGQVKAAHNETTLKAAIDEANWMTREMGSAEVRILDKRGVRDETGSDIFVGGVLNPGSGGIHPLNYLRGLADGVARRGVAIFQESPVVKLRRENGGIVAETPQGAVRAKQAIIATNSYSDLTSATAHMQRTLIPFRSALVATEQLPRNLAGKLMPTGRTYTETKRMMRWFRMVDNRVIFGGRGAFGKQDSQAAFDALRKAMVGIFPDLADVPLAYKWSGLVAMTMDSVPHIGRLDDRTLVSMGYNGAGVAMSSLMGRYLAAFVRGETPEVGLLDIRRMKAIPFYPLREPAVRMVAGWYQFLDAIGQ, from the coding sequence ATGACACGGGACTGGAGCGCATTGCCATCGGCCAACTCGCTGTGGGAAGCCACGGCGGAGCCGGCGCGCGCGTTTCCCGTGCTGTCGGGCGAGCAACAGGCGGATGTGGTGATCATCGGTGCAGGCTACACGGGCCTGTCCGCCGCGCACCACATCGCCAAGAGCGGTTTGTCGCCGGTCGTGCTGGAGGCAAATCGTCCCGGCTGGGGCGCGAGCGGGCGCAATGGCGGGGTGATCACCGCGAAGTTTCGGCTGTCGTTCCGCGAGATCGACGCGGCGCATGGCCGCGCCATGGCGCAGCGCATGTACGAGATCGCGCATGAATCGACTGACATGGTCGAGGAGCTGGTGTCCGAATTCGGCATCGCCAGCGCGGCGCTGACACGCACGGGCCAGGTCAAGGCCGCCCACAACGAGACGACGCTGAAGGCCGCGATCGACGAAGCCAACTGGATGACGCGCGAGATGGGCTCCGCCGAAGTCCGCATCCTCGACAAACGCGGGGTGCGTGACGAAACCGGCTCCGACATCTTTGTCGGCGGCGTGCTCAATCCCGGCTCGGGCGGCATCCATCCGCTGAACTATCTGCGCGGGCTCGCCGATGGCGTCGCGCGCCGTGGCGTTGCGATCTTCCAGGAGTCGCCGGTGGTCAAACTCCGGCGCGAGAATGGCGGCATCGTCGCCGAGACGCCGCAAGGCGCGGTGCGCGCGAAACAGGCGATCATCGCCACCAACAGCTACTCCGATCTCACCAGCGCGACCGCGCACATGCAGCGCACGCTGATCCCGTTCCGCAGCGCCCTGGTCGCGACCGAGCAGCTGCCGCGCAATCTCGCGGGCAAGCTGATGCCGACGGGGCGCACCTACACCGAGACCAAGCGCATGATGCGCTGGTTCCGCATGGTCGACAACCGCGTCATCTTTGGCGGCCGCGGCGCCTTCGGCAAGCAGGACTCGCAAGCTGCCTTCGACGCCTTGCGCAAGGCGATGGTCGGCATCTTCCCGGATCTTGCCGATGTCCCGCTCGCCTACAAATGGTCGGGCCTCGTCGCGATGACGATGGACTCGGTGCCGCATATCGGCCGGCTCGACGACCGCACGCTGGTCTCGATGGGCTACAATGGGGCCGGCGTTGCGATGTCGAGCCTGATGGGCCGCTATCTCGCCGCCTTCGTGCGCGGCGAGACGCCCGAGGTCGGGCTGCTCGATATCAGGCGCATGAAGGCGATCCCGTTCTATCCGCTGCGCGAGCCCGCCGTGCGCATGGTTGCCGGCTGGTACCAGTTTCTCGATGCGATCGGTCAGTGA
- a CDS encoding HAD family hydrolase → MSSAASFSNFKVLTFDVVGTLIDFETGVLSAVRRISGKSPAELSDEQIFEPYKRGRDKHYERSSEAMFHVYRHLAKELGLPSDDASCDVFQLSVLRWGPFADSVEALKRLRTKFRLVAMTNADRVALSCYAHALGNPFDDTVCADDTGVAKPNPEFFAYNKGRQSAFGYKQSDILHVAQSQYHDIGIARKLGYKVCWIERRQGIAGFGGTPAVETLTKPDFHFPTLKALADAAIGPAA, encoded by the coding sequence ATGTCGTCAGCAGCCTCGTTCAGCAATTTCAAGGTTCTCACCTTCGACGTCGTCGGCACCTTGATCGATTTCGAGACCGGCGTACTCTCCGCGGTACGCAGGATCTCCGGCAAGTCGCCGGCCGAGCTCAGCGACGAGCAGATCTTCGAGCCCTACAAGCGCGGCCGCGACAAGCATTATGAGCGCTCGAGCGAGGCGATGTTCCACGTCTATCGCCATCTCGCCAAGGAGCTCGGGCTTCCCTCCGACGATGCGTCCTGCGATGTATTCCAGCTCTCGGTGCTGCGCTGGGGGCCGTTCGCGGATTCGGTCGAGGCGCTGAAGCGCCTGCGCACAAAGTTTCGGCTGGTGGCGATGACCAATGCCGACCGCGTCGCGCTCTCCTGCTATGCGCACGCGCTCGGCAATCCCTTCGACGACACCGTCTGCGCCGACGATACCGGCGTTGCCAAGCCGAACCCGGAGTTCTTCGCCTACAACAAGGGACGTCAGTCCGCCTTCGGCTACAAGCAGTCCGACATCCTGCACGTCGCGCAGAGCCAGTACCACGACATCGGGATCGCGCGAAAGCTTGGCTATAAGGTGTGCTGGATCGAGCGTCGCCAGGGCATCGCCGGTTTCGGCGGCACGCCGGCGGTGGAGACGCTGACCAAGCCGGACTTCCACTTCCCGACGCTGAAGGCGCTGGCGGACGCGGCGATCGGGCCGGCGGCGTAA
- a CDS encoding LysR family transcriptional regulator translates to MPELRRMLPSSNALFVFDAAARNGSFTAAAAELNVTQPAVSRMLGQFEEHLGVRLFDRTAGRAVLTEEGELLYRRVLEGFRSIETGLVEIERRRKGTETVTLSVSSAFTTHWLMPRIDKLQKQFPEVDLRFQLISGALRGPVENVDLGMRFRDRDEPSSGGTLVMKEVMLPMCSPGYLGETDPAEGNTIIRLAETPGDWAADYASLLTGRRGAAKALSFTDYAVVMQAALLGQGIALGWLTVASHWLLTGALVPASETLTTTRRICEFLPPRNRPMRPIAAEIRDWIIAQMKSEIAAIDRLYPKLGAMAACY, encoded by the coding sequence ATGCCCGAGCTGCGCCGGATGCTGCCCTCCAGTAACGCCCTGTTCGTCTTCGACGCAGCGGCGCGCAATGGCAGTTTCACGGCGGCAGCAGCCGAGCTCAACGTCACGCAGCCGGCGGTGAGTCGGATGCTCGGACAGTTCGAGGAGCATCTCGGCGTCCGCCTGTTCGACCGCACTGCGGGGCGCGCCGTGCTCACCGAGGAAGGCGAGCTGCTTTATCGCCGCGTGCTCGAAGGCTTTCGCAGCATCGAGACCGGGCTTGTCGAGATCGAGCGGCGCCGCAAGGGCACCGAGACGGTGACGCTGTCGGTCTCCTCCGCCTTCACCACGCATTGGCTGATGCCGCGCATCGACAAGCTCCAGAAGCAGTTTCCCGAGGTTGATCTGCGCTTCCAGCTCATCTCCGGCGCGCTGCGCGGACCAGTGGAGAATGTCGACCTCGGCATGCGCTTTCGTGACCGCGACGAGCCGTCATCCGGCGGCACGCTGGTGATGAAGGAAGTCATGCTGCCGATGTGCAGCCCTGGCTATCTCGGCGAGACCGATCCCGCTGAAGGCAACACCATCATTCGCCTCGCCGAGACGCCGGGCGACTGGGCGGCGGATTACGCCTCGCTTCTCACCGGCCGCCGCGGCGCGGCCAAGGCGCTGAGCTTCACCGACTATGCCGTCGTGATGCAGGCTGCCCTGCTCGGCCAGGGCATCGCACTCGGCTGGCTGACGGTAGCCTCGCACTGGCTCCTGACCGGCGCGCTTGTGCCGGCCTCCGAAACGCTCACCACCACGCGGCGCATCTGCGAATTCCTGCCGCCGCGCAACCGGCCGATGCGCCCCATCGCCGCCGAGATCCGCGACTGGATCATCGCGCAGATGAAAAGCGAGATCGCCGCGATCGACCGGCTTTATCCGAAGCTCGGCGCGATGGCCGCCTGCTATTGA
- a CDS encoding alpha-hydroxy acid oxidase, with protein sequence MRLTQCHNFHDFRRLARRRLPGPIFDYIDGAADDETTHRRNSASFEHCDFLPNVLRGVQDVDLSVTIMGQKLALPFYCSPTALQRLFHHEGERAVAAAAASYGTMFGVSSLGTVSLEELRKAHDTPQVYQFYFHRDRGLNRAMMQRARDAGVEVMMLTVDSITGGNRERDLRTGFSIPFRLTPAGMLQFAIKPMWGIQYVSHEKFRLPQLEEHVDMSGGAMSIGRYFTEMLDPAMNWDDVAEMVRTWNGPFCLKGIMSVEDARRAVDIGCAGIVLSNHGGRQLDGSRSAFDQLAEIVDAVGDRIDVMMDGGIQRGTHILKALSLGAKAVGLGRYYLYPLAAAGRPGVERALGLLRAELVRDMKLMGCTSISQLSRANLRFRPG encoded by the coding sequence ATGCGCCTGACACAGTGTCATAATTTCCACGATTTCCGGCGGCTGGCGCGCCGCCGACTGCCCGGTCCGATCTTCGACTATATCGATGGCGCGGCCGACGATGAGACCACCCATCGCCGCAACAGCGCGAGCTTCGAGCATTGCGACTTTCTGCCCAACGTGCTGCGCGGCGTGCAGGACGTCGATCTGTCGGTCACCATCATGGGCCAGAAGCTCGCGCTGCCGTTCTACTGCTCGCCGACCGCCTTGCAGCGCCTGTTCCATCATGAAGGCGAGCGTGCCGTCGCCGCTGCTGCGGCGAGCTACGGCACCATGTTCGGCGTCTCCTCGCTGGGCACGGTGTCGCTCGAGGAATTGCGCAAGGCCCACGACACGCCGCAGGTCTATCAATTCTATTTCCACCGGGATCGCGGTCTCAACCGCGCCATGATGCAGCGCGCCAGGGACGCGGGCGTCGAGGTGATGATGCTGACGGTCGACAGCATCACCGGGGGAAATCGCGAGCGCGATCTGCGCACCGGCTTCAGCATTCCCTTCCGCCTGACGCCTGCGGGGATGCTGCAGTTCGCGATCAAGCCGATGTGGGGTATCCAGTATGTCAGCCACGAGAAATTCAGGCTCCCGCAGCTGGAGGAGCATGTCGACATGAGTGGCGGCGCCATGTCGATCGGCCGCTACTTCACGGAAATGCTGGATCCTGCGATGAACTGGGACGATGTCGCGGAGATGGTGCGGACCTGGAACGGCCCGTTCTGCCTGAAGGGGATCATGTCGGTGGAAGACGCGCGCCGCGCGGTCGATATCGGCTGTGCCGGGATCGTCCTTTCCAATCATGGCGGCCGCCAGCTCGACGGCTCCCGCTCGGCTTTCGATCAGCTCGCCGAAATCGTCGATGCCGTGGGCGACCGCATCGACGTGATGATGGACGGTGGCATCCAGCGTGGAACCCATATCCTGAAAGCGCTGTCGCTCGGGGCCAAGGCGGTCGGGCTTGGACGATACTATCTCTATCCGCTCGCCGCCGCCGGCCGGCCCGGTGTCGAACGGGCCCTCGGCCTGCTGCGGGCCGAGCTCGTGCGCGATATGAAGCTGATGGGATGCACGTCGATCAGCCAGCTATCGCGCGCCAATCTGCGCTTTCGGCCCGGGTAG
- the uxuA gene encoding mannonate dehydratase: MMLEGWRWYGPDDPVSLDDVRQAGATDIVSALHQVPIGEAWTRKAVEERKNFIERGQPGRSQLTWSVVESIPIPDDVKRLGAKATASIDAWIASLEAVAAAGIKIICYNFMPVVDWCRTDLEWELPNGARAMRFDQDRFAAFELHILKRPAAVQEYSPEQQARAKKLFEKMSQADIDYLVMVIASALPGSTTEPMTIPQFRDRLETYRDITPKILRQHLAEFLGRVTPVAEQLGVSLTLHPDDPPRPLFGLPRIASTADDYQALFDAVPSKANGICLCTGSLGVRAGNDLPAMAERFGPRIAFAHLRATKREADGLSFYESDHLDGDVDMVAVLKALLKENAQRSPDKRIVFRPDHGHRMLDDLAATKRTNPGYTAIGRLRGLAELRGAIRAIEHR; encoded by the coding sequence ATGATGCTCGAAGGCTGGCGCTGGTACGGTCCGGATGATCCGGTGTCTTTGGACGATGTCAGGCAGGCCGGGGCGACGGATATCGTCTCGGCGCTGCATCAGGTGCCGATCGGCGAAGCCTGGACACGCAAGGCGGTCGAGGAGCGCAAGAACTTCATCGAGCGCGGCCAGCCCGGCCGCTCGCAACTGACCTGGTCGGTGGTGGAGTCGATTCCGATCCCCGACGACGTCAAGCGGCTCGGGGCTAAGGCGACGGCCTCGATCGACGCGTGGATCGCGAGTCTCGAAGCGGTGGCCGCGGCCGGCATCAAGATCATCTGCTACAATTTCATGCCGGTGGTGGACTGGTGCCGCACCGATCTGGAGTGGGAGCTGCCGAACGGCGCCCGCGCCATGCGCTTCGACCAGGACCGCTTTGCCGCGTTCGAGCTGCATATCCTGAAGCGCCCCGCCGCCGTTCAGGAGTATTCGCCCGAGCAGCAGGCGCGCGCCAAAAAGCTGTTCGAGAAGATGAGCCAGGCCGATATCGACTACCTCGTCATGGTCATCGCCAGTGCGCTGCCGGGCTCGACCACCGAGCCGATGACGATCCCGCAATTCCGCGACCGGCTGGAGACCTACCGCGACATCACGCCAAAGATCCTGCGGCAGCATCTCGCCGAGTTCCTGGGCCGCGTCACGCCGGTCGCCGAGCAACTCGGGGTGTCCCTGACGCTGCATCCCGACGATCCGCCGCGTCCGCTGTTCGGCCTGCCGCGCATTGCCTCGACCGCCGACGACTATCAGGCGCTGTTCGATGCCGTGCCGTCCAAGGCCAACGGCATCTGCCTGTGCACCGGCTCGCTCGGCGTGCGCGCCGGGAACGATCTGCCCGCGATGGCCGAGCGCTTCGGCCCGCGCATTGCGTTTGCGCATCTGCGCGCGACCAAGCGCGAGGCCGATGGCCTGTCCTTCTACGAGTCCGATCATCTCGACGGTGACGTCGACATGGTCGCGGTGCTGAAGGCGCTGTTGAAGGAGAACGCACAGCGCTCACCTGACAAGAGAATCGTGTTCCGTCCCGACCACGGCCATCGTATGCTCGACGATCTCGCCGCCACCAAGCGCACCAATCCCGGCTACACCGCGATCGGCCGCCTGCGCGGCCTTGCCGAGCTCCGCGGCGCGATCAGGGCGATCGAGCATCGATAG
- a CDS encoding L-idonate 5-dehydrogenase, with translation MTSTALAATLFGPEDLRMIEHPLDKLADGMVRIRFGAGGICGSDMHYFRHARTGDFVVKSPLVLGHEISGEVVEIAGSAANLKLGDRVAVNPSRWCGHCVACREGRPNLCENIYFMGSASKTPHMQGGFANYFDAIPAQCVKIPDHVSYQAAALAEPLAVCLHAVARAGNIEGKRGIIFGAGPIGLLTMLAAHRAGMADITVADIAPAPLAFATRLGASHVENVSSGEEGLKAQAASRPYDVAFEVSGTAAGLASAIGIVRRGGIVVQIGNLPGGQIPTPSNAVMAKEIDLRGSFRFGFEFMTAVELIGAGSVDVLSLVTAERPLSTAPDALRLALDRSQSVKVVLTAN, from the coding sequence ATGACCTCCACCGCTCTCGCCGCAACCCTGTTCGGCCCCGAAGATCTGCGCATGATCGAGCATCCGCTCGACAAGCTCGCTGACGGCATGGTGCGCATTCGCTTCGGCGCCGGCGGCATCTGCGGCTCCGACATGCACTATTTCCGTCATGCCCGGACCGGCGATTTCGTCGTGAAGTCGCCACTCGTGCTCGGCCACGAGATCTCCGGCGAGGTCGTGGAGATCGCAGGCTCCGCAGCGAACCTGAAGCTCGGCGACCGTGTCGCCGTCAATCCGTCGCGCTGGTGCGGCCATTGCGTCGCCTGCCGCGAAGGTCGGCCGAACCTCTGCGAGAACATCTACTTCATGGGCTCGGCCTCGAAGACGCCGCACATGCAGGGCGGTTTCGCCAACTATTTCGACGCGATCCCCGCGCAATGCGTGAAGATCCCCGACCATGTGTCCTATCAGGCCGCAGCGCTGGCCGAGCCGCTCGCGGTCTGCCTGCATGCGGTGGCGCGCGCCGGCAACATCGAGGGCAAGCGCGGCATCATCTTCGGTGCCGGCCCGATCGGGCTTTTGACCATGCTCGCCGCACACCGCGCCGGCATGGCCGACATCACGGTGGCGGACATCGCGCCGGCGCCGCTCGCCTTCGCGACCCGGCTCGGCGCCTCTCACGTCGAGAACGTCTCGAGCGGCGAGGAAGGACTGAAGGCACAGGCCGCATCGCGTCCCTATGACGTCGCGTTCGAGGTTTCGGGCACCGCCGCAGGCCTTGCCAGCGCGATCGGCATTGTCAGGCGCGGCGGCATTGTGGTGCAGATCGGCAATCTGCCGGGCGGCCAGATTCCGACGCCGTCGAATGCAGTGATGGCCAAGGAGATCGACCTGCGCGGCTCGTTCCGCTTCGGCTTCGAGTTCATGACCGCGGTGGAACTGATCGGCGCCGGCAGCGTCGACGTGCTGTCGCTGGTCACCGCCGAGCGGCCGCTGTCGACCGCGCCGGACGCGCTGCGGCTGGCACTGGACCGCTCGCAAAGCGTCAAGGTCGTGCTGACCGCGAACTGA
- a CDS encoding TRAP transporter large permease codes for MLLLLGGFLVLMLLGVPVAIAMAASSLLYVLVSGVTPDVTLAQRMIAGVESFPLLAVPFFILAGNLMNIAGVTGRIYKFAVALVGWMRGGLGHVNIIGSVIFSGMSGTAIADAAGLGTIEIKAMKDHGYSTEFSVGVTAASATLGPIIPPSLPFVIYGMMANVSIGALFLGGVIPGIVMTLLMMATVTYFAHKNKWGSDTPFSWPQLGSAGIEIAIVLAFPLAIWLMVLAGMSTNMAVVIGLGTLLAIDWYFDFSAVMALMAPVILIGGMTLGWFTPTEAAVAAVIWSLFLGLVRYRTMTLKTVAKATFDTIETTASVLFIVTAASIFAWLLTVSQAAQMLSDWMLSITHNKWVFLALANVLILFVGCFIDTTAAITILVPILLPIVLKLGIDPIHFGLIMTLNLMIGLLHPPLGMVLFVLARVAKLSVERTTVAILPWLVPLMVALIAITYIPELTLWLPKYMGLSK; via the coding sequence ATGTTGCTGTTGCTTGGAGGCTTCCTCGTCCTGATGCTGCTCGGCGTTCCCGTGGCGATCGCCATGGCCGCGTCGTCGCTGCTCTACGTCCTGGTCAGCGGCGTGACGCCTGACGTCACGCTGGCACAGCGCATGATCGCCGGCGTCGAGAGCTTTCCGCTGCTCGCGGTGCCGTTCTTCATCCTGGCCGGCAATCTCATGAACATCGCCGGCGTGACCGGCCGCATCTACAAATTCGCGGTCGCGCTGGTCGGCTGGATGCGCGGCGGCCTCGGCCACGTCAACATCATCGGCTCGGTGATCTTCTCCGGCATGTCCGGCACGGCGATCGCGGACGCCGCCGGTCTCGGCACCATCGAGATCAAGGCGATGAAGGACCACGGCTATTCCACCGAGTTCTCGGTCGGCGTCACCGCGGCCTCAGCCACGCTCGGGCCGATCATCCCGCCGTCGCTGCCCTTCGTGATCTACGGCATGATGGCGAACGTCTCGATCGGTGCGCTGTTCCTGGGCGGCGTCATTCCCGGCATCGTCATGACGCTGCTGATGATGGCCACCGTCACCTACTTCGCGCACAAGAACAAATGGGGCAGCGATACGCCGTTCTCCTGGCCGCAACTCGGCTCGGCCGGCATCGAGATCGCCATCGTGCTGGCTTTCCCGCTCGCGATCTGGCTGATGGTGCTGGCCGGCATGTCGACCAACATGGCCGTTGTCATCGGCCTCGGCACGCTGCTCGCGATCGACTGGTACTTCGACTTCTCGGCGGTAATGGCGCTGATGGCGCCGGTCATCCTGATCGGCGGCATGACGCTCGGCTGGTTCACGCCGACGGAGGCCGCGGTCGCCGCCGTGATCTGGTCGCTGTTCCTCGGTCTCGTCCGCTACCGTACCATGACCTTGAAGACGGTGGCGAAGGCGACCTTCGACACCATCGAGACCACGGCCTCGGTGCTGTTCATCGTCACGGCCGCCTCGATCTTCGCCTGGCTGCTGACGGTGTCGCAGGCAGCCCAAATGCTCTCGGACTGGATGCTCAGCATCACCCACAACAAATGGGTGTTCCTGGCGCTCGCCAACGTCCTGATCCTGTTCGTCGGCTGCTTCATCGACACCACGGCGGCGATCACCATCCTGGTGCCGATCCTGCTGCCGATCGTGCTCAAGCTCGGCATCGATCCGATCCATTTCGGCCTGATCATGACGCTGAACCTGATGATCGGCCTGTTGCATCCGCCGCTCGGCATGGTGCTGTTCGTGCTCGCCCGCGTGGCAAAGCTCTCGGTCGAGCGCACGACGGTCGCGATCCTGCCCTGGCTGGTGCCGCTGATGGTCGCGCTGATCGCGATCACCTACATTCCCGAACTGACCCTCTGGCTGCCTAAATACATGGGACTCTCCAAATGA
- a CDS encoding TRAP transporter small permease translates to MSTAEIHRQITGDEIAHTFEEEAVPKVDLGVYAFEDWVALVIFWVMALAVFLQFFTRYVLNDSYAWTEEIATYCLIGVVFIGSSMCVRLSRHIQVDLIYRYLPHVVARALSTAIDLIRIAFFGYAIKLVWVYIQIIGDESMTTINLPKDYVYYAVLAGFVLMFVRSVQVAIQHLRQGYSILERPGAYDGFEG, encoded by the coding sequence ATGTCCACCGCCGAAATACACCGGCAGATCACCGGGGACGAGATCGCCCACACCTTCGAGGAAGAGGCGGTGCCGAAGGTCGATCTCGGCGTCTACGCTTTCGAGGACTGGGTGGCGCTGGTGATCTTCTGGGTGATGGCGCTTGCCGTCTTCCTCCAGTTCTTCACCCGCTACGTCCTCAACGACAGCTATGCATGGACCGAGGAGATCGCGACCTACTGCCTGATCGGCGTGGTCTTCATCGGCTCCTCGATGTGCGTACGGCTTTCACGACACATCCAGGTCGATCTGATCTACCGCTATCTGCCGCATGTCGTGGCGCGCGCGCTGTCGACCGCGATCGACCTGATCCGGATCGCCTTCTTCGGCTACGCCATCAAGCTGGTCTGGGTCTACATCCAGATCATCGGCGACGAGTCGATGACCACGATCAATCTGCCCAAGGACTACGTCTATTACGCCGTGCTGGCGGGCTTCGTGCTGATGTTCGTGCGCTCGGTGCAGGTGGCCATCCAACATCTGCGACAGGGCTATTCGATCCTCGAACGTCCCGGCGCCTACGACGGTTTTGAGGGGTAA